One stretch of Prionailurus viverrinus isolate Anna chromosome C1, UM_Priviv_1.0, whole genome shotgun sequence DNA includes these proteins:
- the NMI gene encoding N-myc-interactor isoform X1, whose product MADSGNNKSQVHEELWLEEEFMKDEQRERLIDKIAKENTQLKEEIQRLEAKLQESTINSQIKEDIPETEMKFTSLENPENDSQFLNVSCSFQVSSQVLYELQKGQALITFEKEEVAQNVIRMGKHHVQIEDVDVEVMAKPVPLNSGVRFQVHVEVSKVKINVTEIPDELPEDQMRDKLELSFSKSRNGGGEVLCVQYDKQSRSAVITFLETGVADKILKKKEYPLCINQNCYRVIVSPYIETDLKNFQAFSGISRRTVLLTGMEDLQMMDEEILEDLVNIYFQRETNGGGEVEVVKCSLGQACIAYFEE is encoded by the exons ATGGCAGACAGTGGAAATAACAAAAGCCAAGTTCACGAGGAGCTTTGGTTAGAGGAAGAATTTATGAAAGATGAACAAAGAGAG AGATTAATTGATAAAATTGCAAAGGAGAATACTCAGTTAAAGGAGGAGATCCAAAGGCTTGAGGCCAAGTTACAAGAGTCCACCATAAACTCCCAG ATTAAAGAGGATATTCCTGAAACAGAGATGAAATTCACATCTTTAGAGAATCCTGAGAATGACAGCCAGTTTTTAAATGTCTCCTGTTCATTTCAAGTGAGCTCGCAAGTTCTTTATGAGCTACAGAAAGGACAAGCACTTATcacctttgaaaaagaagaag ttgCCCAAAATGTCATCAGAATGGGGAAACATCACGTGCAGATAGAGGATGTAGATGTGGAGGTTATGGCCAAGCCAGTTCCATTAAATTCGGGAGTCAGATTCCAG GTTCATGTAGAAGTGTCTAAGGTGAAGATCAATGTTACTGAAATTCCTGATGAATTGCCTGAAGATCAGATGAGAGACAAGCTAGAACTGAGCTTTTCTAAGTCCCGAAACGGAGGTGGAGAAGTGCTATGCGTGCAGTATGATAAGCAGTCCCGGAGTGCTGTGATTACATTTTTGGAAACTGGAG TTGCTGAcaagattttgaaaaagaaagaatatccgCTTTGTATAAATCAAAACTGCTATAGAGTTATTGTTTCTCCATACATAGAAACAGACTTGAAAAATTTTCAG GCATTTTCAGGAATATCTAGGAGGACAGTGCTTCTCACTGGAATGGAAGATCTTCAGATGATGGATGAAGAAATTTTAGAGGATTTAGTTAACATTTACTTTCAACGGGAGACGAATGGAGGTGGAGAAGTAGAAGTGGTCAAATGTTCTCTAGGTCAGGCTTGCATAGCATACTTTGAAGAATAG
- the NMI gene encoding N-myc-interactor isoform X2 produces MADSGNNKSQVHEELWLEEEFMKDEQREIKEDIPETEMKFTSLENPENDSQFLNVSCSFQVSSQVLYELQKGQALITFEKEEVAQNVIRMGKHHVQIEDVDVEVMAKPVPLNSGVRFQVHVEVSKVKINVTEIPDELPEDQMRDKLELSFSKSRNGGGEVLCVQYDKQSRSAVITFLETGVADKILKKKEYPLCINQNCYRVIVSPYIETDLKNFQAFSGISRRTVLLTGMEDLQMMDEEILEDLVNIYFQRETNGGGEVEVVKCSLGQACIAYFEE; encoded by the exons ATGGCAGACAGTGGAAATAACAAAAGCCAAGTTCACGAGGAGCTTTGGTTAGAGGAAGAATTTATGAAAGATGAACAAAGAGAG ATTAAAGAGGATATTCCTGAAACAGAGATGAAATTCACATCTTTAGAGAATCCTGAGAATGACAGCCAGTTTTTAAATGTCTCCTGTTCATTTCAAGTGAGCTCGCAAGTTCTTTATGAGCTACAGAAAGGACAAGCACTTATcacctttgaaaaagaagaag ttgCCCAAAATGTCATCAGAATGGGGAAACATCACGTGCAGATAGAGGATGTAGATGTGGAGGTTATGGCCAAGCCAGTTCCATTAAATTCGGGAGTCAGATTCCAG GTTCATGTAGAAGTGTCTAAGGTGAAGATCAATGTTACTGAAATTCCTGATGAATTGCCTGAAGATCAGATGAGAGACAAGCTAGAACTGAGCTTTTCTAAGTCCCGAAACGGAGGTGGAGAAGTGCTATGCGTGCAGTATGATAAGCAGTCCCGGAGTGCTGTGATTACATTTTTGGAAACTGGAG TTGCTGAcaagattttgaaaaagaaagaatatccgCTTTGTATAAATCAAAACTGCTATAGAGTTATTGTTTCTCCATACATAGAAACAGACTTGAAAAATTTTCAG GCATTTTCAGGAATATCTAGGAGGACAGTGCTTCTCACTGGAATGGAAGATCTTCAGATGATGGATGAAGAAATTTTAGAGGATTTAGTTAACATTTACTTTCAACGGGAGACGAATGGAGGTGGAGAAGTAGAAGTGGTCAAATGTTCTCTAGGTCAGGCTTGCATAGCATACTTTGAAGAATAG